CAGGCTGTCGAGAAGCTGTTCAAAGCGTTCCGAACCCGGAAGAGGAAAAGAAGGTGTGGAGTCATTGAATATCGTGCCTTGAGGGGTTCTGTTCTGTGCTACCAGTCTGGCGAAGCTATGGGCTTGTTCCTCATCACCGGTTATGAGAAAGGTTTGAGTAAAGGAACTGATATAGTCTCCATACCAGTCTTCACTGGGTTTCCATGCTTCATTCATCTGTAATGCCACACCGCCCGCATTATAACTATCACCGGAGTTTTCACTGACATTGTAAGCGCGTATATAAAAATCCGGACTTTTTAATTCTGCAGCTATAGTAGTCATATGGAAGTTATCAAAGGCAAATCGGTTCTGCGCCGTATAAACACTATTGCCCTGGCCGTAGGTTCCCCTTAGGCTTACATCAAGCTTTTCGGTTAAACGGTAGTGAAGAGATGCATTAAAACGAAGTGTACGTGTTTCGTAATCCACAATGTCTTCTTCATTCCAGCCGGTACGGCTGATAATAGGATTGTCTATACCTTCGTTAAATTTCTTGACGATTTTATTTACAAATACGTCATACTCTTCTGTTCCGGGTTGATAGCCCTGTGCTTCTGCAATTCCGGCAGCGATGGTTGGGGCAAGTTGTATCAGGTTAACAGGTGCGATAATATCATCTCCATAAACATTAACCCCGTCGTAGCCGGGATAACTCTCTCTGGTAATGGCCGGGTTGTTTAAATGATTTTTATCACGGTAGTCTGCTGCATACCAGTCTGTTGCTGAAAGATAAGAAGCTCCGATGCGAAATGCAAAACGGTTTTTAAATGCTTTAGCATACCTTAGGTTAAAATCTACCATTGGCGTCGGGTCGTTCAGGTATTTAGATCCCAGATGCATTAACCCTGTTTGAAGTGAGGCATCCAGCCCCTGATATTGAAATGGATCCTTGCTTTTCATCAGCAGTATACCGTTCATGCCTCCCGGTCCGTAAAGGGCAGACGATGC
The window above is part of the Bacteroidota bacterium genome. Proteins encoded here:
- a CDS encoding TonB-dependent receptor is translated as MKLKNTIILLCTVCLSAFFSTVFSQEIVISGVVIDQETLSPLAGVNIIVKDKLIGTVSEADGQFLLKTKTPAPFTLVFSLIGYATKEIEIHNQSKGLTVLLLEQPILGQEVVISASRVEESIMKSSVTVERMNSREIQNIPAANFFDGLYTIKGVDMNVHSLTFRFPNARGFTGDNNYRMSQLVDGIDNTAPGLSFPAGNIFGLSPIEIESAELLVGASSALYGPGGMNGILLMKSKDPFQYQGLDASLQTGLMHLGSKYLNDPTPMVDFNLRYAKAFKNRFAFRIGASYLSATDWYAADYRDKNHLNNPAITRESYPGYDGVNVYGDDIIAPVNLIQLAPTIAAGIAEAQGYQPGTEEYDVFVNKIVKKFNEGIDNPIISRTGWNEEDIVDYETRTLRFNASLHYRLTEKLDVSLRGTYGQGNSVYTAQNRFAFDNFHMTTIAAELKSPDFYIRAYNVSENSGDSYNAGGVALQMNEAWKPSEDWYGDYISSFTQTFLITGDEEQAHSFARLVAQNRTPQGTIFNDSTPSFPLPGSERFEQLLDSL